A single genomic interval of Vibrio gallicus harbors:
- a CDS encoding basic amino acid/polyamine antiporter, producing MSKKNTVGLIGLIAIVFSSMIGSGIFSIPQNMAEQASIGAVGLAWLITGIGMLLLVQTFKILAQHKPHLNSGIFSYAKAGFGEYIGFHSAWGYWLMTCMGNVALAVMLNDSLGLFFPILLNHGIETVILCSVLLWGMNTLALRGTNSSSFVNIISTVVKLIGLLVIIGIVLYSYDSSMLSVDVWGNENQLGSVFGQIQSTMMVTLWCFVGIEGAVVLSGRARNKSDVGKATLIGFLVAITMYSLISILSFGILPQAELAQLPNPSAASLLEAAIGSNGRLLVNLCVLVSVFGALVAWTILVAEVPYEAGKTGEFPKVFARTNKNDAPIIALNVSTAFMQLCVLMVVMFENVYLAAINIASVIVLPCYLLSCLYLLKLSINYKELGLSKRNYGYVALSATTALFCLWLITAAGLNYQLLATILYAIGIPFFRFTHRARMKAGEKVYSNLDKCIEAALLILAVVSIYLLITGQMQA from the coding sequence ATGAGTAAAAAAAACACTGTTGGCCTCATCGGCCTGATTGCTATCGTATTTAGCTCTATGATAGGAAGTGGTATCTTTAGCATTCCACAAAATATGGCAGAGCAAGCCTCAATTGGGGCGGTCGGCCTCGCTTGGCTCATAACCGGTATCGGCATGCTATTGTTGGTCCAAACATTTAAAATCCTTGCCCAGCATAAACCCCACCTTAACTCAGGCATTTTCTCTTATGCAAAGGCAGGCTTTGGTGAGTATATAGGCTTCCATTCTGCTTGGGGCTATTGGCTGATGACATGTATGGGCAACGTTGCCCTTGCGGTTATGCTCAACGATTCTCTTGGATTATTTTTCCCAATACTACTCAATCATGGTATTGAAACCGTGATTTTATGCTCTGTACTACTATGGGGTATGAACACCTTAGCGTTACGTGGAACCAACAGCTCATCTTTCGTAAACATCATATCAACAGTGGTGAAACTGATTGGTCTATTAGTGATTATTGGTATCGTTCTCTATAGCTATGATAGCAGTATGCTTTCAGTTGATGTATGGGGTAATGAAAACCAATTGGGTTCTGTTTTTGGACAGATTCAGAGTACCATGATGGTAACCCTGTGGTGTTTCGTTGGAATTGAGGGTGCGGTTGTATTATCTGGACGAGCGCGCAACAAATCAGATGTTGGCAAAGCGACTCTAATTGGGTTCTTAGTTGCAATTACTATGTATAGCCTGATTTCAATCCTATCTTTTGGCATCTTGCCACAAGCCGAATTAGCGCAACTCCCTAACCCTTCCGCAGCATCATTGCTAGAAGCTGCTATCGGTTCTAATGGTCGTCTACTGGTTAACCTTTGTGTGTTGGTTTCTGTATTTGGTGCTCTAGTTGCTTGGACTATATTGGTAGCAGAGGTTCCTTATGAAGCAGGCAAGACTGGCGAGTTTCCTAAAGTATTCGCTCGTACCAATAAAAATGACGCCCCAATCATAGCACTCAATGTATCAACCGCATTTATGCAATTGTGTGTATTAATGGTTGTGATGTTCGAAAACGTATACCTTGCAGCAATCAATATCGCTTCGGTTATTGTACTGCCTTGCTACCTACTTAGTTGCTTATATCTACTTAAGTTATCAATCAACTATAAAGAGCTTGGACTTAGTAAGCGTAACTATGGCTACGTAGCATTATCTGCTACCACTGCCCTATTTTGTTTATGGCTTATCACCGCCGCAGGACTTAATTATCAATTGCTGGCAACCATCTTATATGCCATTGGTATCCCATTTTTCCGTTTCACTCATAGAGCTCGGATGAAAGCAGGTGAAAAGGTTTACTCTAACCTAGATAAGTGTATTGAAGCTGCGCTTTTAATTTTAGCTGTAGTTTCGATATATCTATTGATAACAGGGCAAATGCAAGCATAA
- a CDS encoding alpha/beta fold hydrolase — MAKWILSLSLCMFIVGCTKSEPDMGLNYDPSNHNQQVVLVHGLARSGESMQAMSNMIKKLGYQVCVVDYPTLVMSVETTLEKSAAQIEHCVTQFKLQPTQAHQLREIHFVGHSLGGLMIRNYLGTHPNFVNSKMMGKVVFVGTPNHGSDVADFFAKFWLLPLAGDTAKSLTSQPNSLPNSLPKPNYEFGVIAGIHSYPILKYMFNNENDGLVSVKSARLEGMQDFIEVDVKHDSLRSDPHVTQLITRYISHGQFLDKGTETYSVH; from the coding sequence ATGGCTAAGTGGATATTGTCGTTATCACTTTGTATGTTTATCGTCGGATGTACTAAATCAGAACCAGACATGGGGCTAAATTATGATCCGAGTAATCACAATCAACAGGTTGTATTAGTACACGGTCTAGCTCGCAGCGGTGAATCTATGCAAGCCATGTCCAATATGATCAAGAAACTGGGTTATCAGGTTTGTGTGGTTGATTACCCTACTTTAGTGATGTCGGTCGAAACCACTCTCGAGAAAAGCGCCGCTCAGATAGAACATTGTGTCACTCAATTTAAGCTGCAACCCACTCAAGCCCATCAATTAAGAGAGATCCACTTTGTGGGACATTCACTTGGTGGATTGATGATCCGTAATTATTTGGGAACTCATCCTAATTTTGTGAACTCTAAAATGATGGGCAAAGTGGTGTTTGTTGGTACACCCAATCATGGGAGTGATGTGGCGGATTTTTTTGCGAAGTTTTGGCTGTTACCCTTGGCTGGCGATACTGCAAAATCATTAACGAGTCAGCCCAATAGCTTGCCAAACTCCCTTCCTAAACCAAACTATGAGTTTGGTGTGATTGCGGGAATACACAGTTATCCAATCCTTAAGTATATGTTCAATAACGAAAATGATGGTTTAGTATCGGTTAAATCGGCAAGGTTGGAGGGCATGCAAGATTTTATTGAGGTAGATGTTAAGCATGATAGTTTGCGTAGCGATCCACATGTAACGCAACTCATTACACGCTATATATCTCATGGTCAATTTCTGGATAAGGGAACGGAAACGTACAGTGTCCATTAG
- the cspD gene encoding cold shock domain-containing protein CspD: MATGTVKWFNNAKGFGFICSEDEDSDVFAHYSTIQMDGYRTLKAGQTVTYEVEQGPKGYHASAITPLEADASK; this comes from the coding sequence ATGGCAACAGGTACAGTTAAATGGTTTAACAATGCCAAAGGATTTGGGTTTATTTGCTCAGAAGATGAAGATTCAGATGTATTTGCACACTACTCAACAATCCAAATGGACGGGTATCGGACACTTAAAGCAGGTCAAACCGTAACCTATGAAGTTGAGCAAGGTCCTAAGGGCTACCACGCCAGTGCTATTACTCCATTAGAAGCCGACGCATCGAAATAA
- the clpS gene encoding ATP-dependent Clp protease adapter ClpS, producing the protein MSKNFEWVTPDSDLLEKEKTELKPPSLYHVMLNNDDYTPMDFVIEILGRFFGMDEDKATQTMLQVHYQGKACCGTFTAEVAETKVVQVTAYAKECEHPLLCTMERA; encoded by the coding sequence ATGAGTAAGAATTTTGAATGGGTGACTCCAGATAGCGATCTCTTGGAAAAAGAGAAAACTGAGTTGAAGCCGCCGTCTTTATATCACGTTATGTTGAATAACGATGATTACACACCGATGGATTTTGTAATTGAGATCCTAGGGCGTTTCTTTGGCATGGACGAAGACAAAGCGACGCAAACCATGCTACAGGTGCACTATCAAGGGAAAGCTTGCTGTGGCACCTTCACCGCTGAGGTTGCAGAGACCAAGGTAGTACAGGTGACAGCTTACGCAAAAGAATGTGAGCATCCATTGCTTTGCACTATGGAAAGAGCATAG
- the clpA gene encoding ATP-dependent Clp protease ATP-binding subunit ClpA — MLNKELETSLNNAFAQARDKRHEFMTVEHLLLALLDNQSAQEALKACGANLDIIRQDLDVFIEQTTPLIAVDDSTRETQPTLSFQRVLQRAVFHVQSSGRNEVSGANVLVAIFSEQESHAAYLLKKNDVSRLDIVNYISHGITKISKDEPSELFGSSETAEDVNQEDKLENFATNLNQVARAGKIDPLIGRDQELERTIQVLCRRRKNNPLLVGEAGVGKTAIAEGLAWRIVEGDVPEVIANSIIYSLDIGSLLAGTKYRGDFEKRFKNILKQLEKEDDAVLFIDEIHTIIGAGAASGGQVDAANLIKPLLSSGKLRCIGSTTYQEYSTIFEKERALSRRFQKIDVIEPSLDDTTKILMGLKSKYEQHHEVRYTNKALRAAVELSAKYINERHLPDKAIDVIDEAGAKSRLVPSSRRKKTVGVGDIEAMVAKMARIPEKSVSSSDKDILQKLDSKMKMLVFGQDQAIDVLSESIKLSRAGLGAENKPVGSFLFAGPTGVGKTEVTVQLSKLMGIELLRFDMSEYGERHSISRLIGAPPGYVGYDQGGLLTDSVIKHPHSVVLLDEIEKAHPDIFNLLLQVMDNGTLTDNNGRKADFRNVILVMTTNAGVVETEKNSIGLIQQDHAPDAMAEIKKIFTPEFRNRLDNTIWFNSLDEHVIHQVVDKFIVELQAQLDSRGVSLEVTEDARHWLATRGYDKAMGARPMSRVIQEKLKKPLANELLFGSLVNGGSVVVNLDGEQLKFKYLGTEEEALNH; from the coding sequence ATGCTAAATAAAGAACTTGAAACCAGTTTGAACAACGCGTTTGCGCAAGCACGCGACAAACGTCACGAATTTATGACCGTCGAGCATTTGTTGCTGGCGCTTCTAGATAACCAATCCGCTCAAGAAGCACTAAAAGCTTGTGGCGCAAATCTTGATATCATTCGTCAAGATTTGGATGTATTTATTGAGCAGACGACGCCACTAATTGCAGTAGATGACTCAACTCGTGAAACGCAGCCAACATTGAGCTTTCAACGTGTACTGCAGCGGGCAGTATTTCATGTGCAGTCTTCAGGGCGTAACGAAGTTTCTGGTGCTAACGTGCTGGTGGCTATTTTTAGTGAGCAAGAATCACACGCCGCGTACCTTCTGAAGAAGAATGACGTTAGCCGTCTTGATATTGTTAACTACATTTCTCATGGAATCACTAAAATATCTAAAGATGAACCTTCTGAGTTGTTTGGCAGTAGCGAAACGGCCGAGGACGTAAATCAAGAAGATAAGCTAGAGAACTTTGCAACCAACCTCAATCAAGTCGCTCGCGCGGGCAAGATTGACCCATTGATTGGCCGTGACCAAGAACTGGAGCGCACGATACAGGTTTTGTGTCGACGCCGTAAAAACAACCCATTATTGGTAGGTGAAGCCGGGGTTGGTAAAACCGCAATTGCCGAAGGACTTGCATGGCGTATCGTTGAGGGTGATGTCCCTGAAGTGATTGCCAATAGCATTATATATTCTCTGGATATTGGTTCCCTACTTGCGGGTACTAAATATCGAGGCGATTTTGAAAAGCGCTTTAAAAACATCTTAAAACAGCTTGAGAAAGAGGATGATGCGGTACTATTTATCGATGAAATTCATACGATTATCGGTGCTGGTGCAGCTTCTGGTGGGCAGGTGGATGCCGCAAACCTGATCAAACCTCTGCTGAGTAGCGGTAAACTGCGTTGTATTGGTTCCACAACATATCAAGAGTACAGCACTATCTTTGAGAAAGAGCGCGCCTTGTCTCGCCGCTTCCAAAAGATTGATGTAATCGAGCCCTCATTGGATGATACAACTAAGATCTTGATGGGGCTGAAATCGAAGTACGAGCAGCACCATGAGGTACGCTATACCAACAAAGCGCTACGAGCAGCTGTAGAGTTATCCGCTAAATATATTAATGAGCGTCATCTTCCTGATAAAGCCATTGATGTGATTGATGAGGCGGGAGCGAAGAGCCGCTTGGTTCCAAGTAGTCGTCGTAAGAAGACCGTTGGAGTAGGGGATATCGAAGCCATGGTGGCTAAGATGGCTCGTATTCCTGAAAAGTCGGTATCCTCTTCTGATAAAGATATTTTGCAAAAGCTTGATAGCAAAATGAAGATGCTGGTGTTTGGACAAGACCAAGCGATTGATGTATTGAGTGAATCGATCAAGCTGTCTCGTGCTGGACTTGGTGCTGAGAACAAGCCTGTGGGTTCTTTCTTGTTTGCAGGCCCAACTGGGGTAGGTAAAACAGAGGTGACGGTTCAACTATCCAAATTAATGGGGATTGAGCTACTTCGCTTTGATATGTCTGAATACGGTGAAAGGCACTCTATCTCACGCCTTATTGGTGCGCCTCCAGGTTATGTTGGCTATGATCAAGGTGGCTTGCTGACCGATTCTGTTATTAAGCATCCCCATTCCGTAGTGTTGCTTGATGAGATAGAGAAAGCGCACCCAGATATCTTTAACCTGCTGTTGCAGGTAATGGATAACGGTACGTTAACGGACAACAATGGGCGCAAGGCTGACTTCCGTAATGTGATTTTGGTCATGACAACGAATGCAGGTGTTGTTGAAACTGAGAAGAACTCTATTGGCCTAATCCAACAAGATCACGCTCCTGATGCAATGGCAGAGATTAAGAAGATATTTACGCCTGAGTTTAGAAACAGGTTAGATAACACGATTTGGTTTAACAGCCTTGATGAGCATGTTATTCATCAGGTTGTCGACAAGTTCATTGTTGAGTTACAAGCTCAGTTGGACTCGCGTGGGGTTTCTCTTGAGGTAACTGAAGATGCTCGTCATTGGTTAGCAACGCGCGGTTATGATAAGGCTATGGGCGCTCGTCCAATGTCTAGAGTTATTCAAGAAAAATTGAAAAAGCCGTTGGCAAATGAGCTGTTATTTGGTTCTTTGGTAAATGGTGGGTCTGTTGTGGTTAACTTAGATGGAGAGCAGCTGAAATTTAAGTATCTAGGTACGGAAGAAGAAGCGCTTAATCATTGA
- the infA gene encoding translation initiation factor IF-1: MAKEDVIELQGTVLDTLPNTMFRVELENGHVVTAHISGKMRKNYIRILTGDKVTVEMTPYDLSKGRIVFRAR, from the coding sequence ATGGCTAAAGAAGACGTAATTGAGCTGCAGGGCACTGTCCTAGACACTCTACCAAACACTATGTTCCGCGTAGAACTAGAAAACGGTCACGTTGTGACTGCGCACATCTCTGGAAAGATGCGTAAAAACTATATCCGTATCCTAACGGGTGACAAAGTGACTGTAGAGATGACTCCATACGATCTAAGCAAAGGTCGCATCGTCTTCCGCGCTCGTTAA
- a CDS encoding arginyltransferase: MQPDNQEIRVGFTKNHPCSYLKDQQERVAVALDDNLQDADGYELLLANGFRRSGDIIYRPYCETCHKCIPIRVDAQTFTASKSQKRLINKGKHLTWTISNTIDPDWFSIYERYITKRHKDGSMYPPSQQDFTKFVNSSHFATSYLQIYADNQLISVAVTDQMQDANSAFYTFYDPDIKLSIGTLSVLYQLELTRKQGKRWLYLGYQIDECPAMSYKVRFDSHQRLVNHRWQG, translated from the coding sequence ATGCAACCAGACAATCAAGAGATTCGCGTGGGTTTTACTAAAAACCATCCCTGTAGCTACCTAAAAGACCAACAAGAGCGAGTAGCTGTTGCGTTGGACGACAACCTACAAGATGCAGATGGCTACGAGCTACTGCTTGCCAATGGGTTTAGACGCAGCGGTGACATCATCTACCGCCCCTATTGTGAAACCTGCCACAAATGCATTCCAATTCGCGTAGATGCACAAACTTTTACCGCATCTAAAAGCCAAAAACGGTTAATAAATAAAGGGAAGCATTTAACCTGGACCATCAGTAACACCATCGACCCAGATTGGTTTTCCATATATGAGCGTTACATCACCAAGCGACACAAAGATGGCAGCATGTACCCACCAAGCCAGCAAGACTTTACTAAATTCGTCAATTCATCCCATTTTGCCACATCGTATCTGCAAATATACGCTGACAATCAATTGATCTCAGTAGCAGTGACCGACCAAATGCAGGACGCAAATAGCGCCTTCTATACCTTTTATGACCCAGATATCAAACTTTCTATCGGGACTCTGTCTGTGTTATATCAACTAGAGTTAACCCGTAAACAAGGCAAAAGATGGCTCTATTTGGGGTATCAGATCGATGAATGTCCCGCAATGAGCTATAAAGTCCGCTTTGATTCGCATCAAAGGCTAGTAAATCACCGGTGGCAAGGGTAG
- the aat gene encoding leucyl/phenylalanyl-tRNA--protein transferase — MTLYLPQLDADNLEFPDISLALDEPNGLLAFGGDLSKERLIMAYQQGIFPWFSHNEPILWWSPAPRAVFDPKTFKPAKSLQKFQRKHQYKISINHATEQIINLCADSRSESETWITAEMKQAYVELAKYGRCHSVEVWEDDALIGGLYGISVGTVFCGESMVSLKTNASKVALWHFCLHFVKHHGTLIDCQIMNPHLESLGASELSRDAFLEHLVQGRQQQLSTNCFQPQWL; from the coding sequence ATGACTCTATATTTACCGCAGCTAGATGCTGACAACCTTGAATTCCCTGATATCAGTTTAGCATTAGACGAGCCCAATGGCTTACTCGCCTTTGGCGGGGATCTCTCTAAAGAGCGCCTTATCATGGCATACCAGCAAGGGATTTTTCCTTGGTTTAGCCACAATGAGCCCATTCTTTGGTGGAGCCCTGCGCCTAGAGCAGTATTCGATCCTAAGACATTTAAACCAGCTAAAAGTTTACAAAAATTCCAGCGTAAGCATCAATACAAGATCAGCATTAACCACGCAACCGAGCAAATAATTAATCTGTGCGCAGATTCACGTTCAGAGTCTGAAACGTGGATCACAGCAGAAATGAAACAAGCCTATGTTGAACTGGCTAAATACGGCCGGTGCCACTCTGTTGAAGTGTGGGAGGATGATGCATTAATTGGTGGTCTATATGGTATAAGCGTTGGCACTGTTTTTTGCGGCGAATCAATGGTCTCGTTAAAAACCAACGCTTCTAAAGTCGCCCTTTGGCATTTTTGCCTACACTTTGTTAAGCACCACGGTACTTTGATCGATTGCCAAATTATGAATCCACACCTTGAGTCGCTCGGTGCAAGCGAGTTAAGCAGAGATGCATTCTTAGAGCACCTTGTCCAAGGCAGACAGCAGCAACTATCAACAAATTGTTTTCAACCGCAATGGCTTTAA
- a CDS encoding outer membrane lipoprotein, with the protein MRNVFLLLLIVPFLAQAGYQRNTARPVNEVVYGKVETVRYISQQEIVDSEAKGWHTLLGAVVGGVIGNQFGDGTGREVATAVGAVAGAGLTRHYGHQTYRVEHRLVELLIKTDKGKLIDVIQDVDPNMLFSAQDEVRILYFDRGVRVDIAL; encoded by the coding sequence ATGAGAAACGTATTTTTGTTGCTACTAATAGTTCCATTTTTAGCACAAGCTGGATACCAAAGGAATACAGCAAGGCCAGTAAACGAGGTGGTTTATGGCAAGGTTGAGACCGTCCGCTATATTTCTCAGCAAGAAATTGTCGATTCCGAAGCTAAAGGGTGGCATACCTTACTTGGCGCTGTTGTTGGCGGAGTAATAGGCAATCAATTTGGTGACGGAACAGGTAGAGAGGTCGCGACAGCGGTTGGTGCCGTTGCCGGTGCAGGTTTAACTCGACATTATGGACATCAAACTTACCGTGTTGAACATCGCTTGGTGGAGTTGTTAATCAAAACAGACAAAGGCAAGTTAATTGATGTGATTCAAGATGTTGACCCTAATATGCTGTTTTCTGCTCAAGATGAGGTGCGTATCTTGTATTTTGATCGCGGTGTAAGAGTCGATATTGCCTTATAA
- the aroA gene encoding 3-phosphoshikimate 1-carboxyvinyltransferase, translating into MESLTLQPIAKVNGVINLPGSKSVSNRALLLAALASGTTRLTNLLDSDDIRHMLNALQSMGVKFNLSESKTECEIHGLGGVFNVEDTLELFLGNAGTAMRPLAAALCASRGEFVLTGEPRMKERPIGHLVTALREAGADVTYLENDGFPPLQIKGTGLKSGTVSIDGSISSQFLTAFLMIAPLAEGDIVINIEGDLVSKPYIDITLDIMQKFGVEVDNQDYQRFLVKGGQTYIAPGDFLVEGDASSASYFLAAAAIRGGEIKVTGIGKDSIQGDVQFAEALEKMGAEIEWGKDYIIARGGELKAIDMDFNHIPDAAMTIATTALFAKGTTAIRNVYNWRVKETDRLAAMAIELRKVGATIEEGDDYIVVTPPETLTHAAIDTYDDHRMAMCFSLVALSDTPVTINDPKCTSKTFPDYFEKLQGLVSE; encoded by the coding sequence GTGGAAAGCCTTACCCTTCAACCAATAGCCAAGGTAAATGGTGTTATAAACCTACCCGGCTCAAAAAGTGTTTCTAACCGTGCGTTATTATTAGCGGCACTTGCATCGGGAACAACCCGCCTTACCAACTTGTTAGATAGTGACGATATTCGTCATATGCTCAATGCCCTGCAATCTATGGGGGTTAAGTTTAACCTATCTGAAAGTAAAACCGAGTGTGAAATCCACGGCTTGGGTGGCGTGTTTAATGTCGAAGATACCTTAGAGCTGTTTTTGGGTAATGCAGGTACTGCAATGCGCCCATTAGCGGCCGCTTTATGTGCTAGTCGTGGTGAGTTTGTTCTTACCGGCGAACCGCGCATGAAAGAACGTCCGATTGGCCACTTAGTTACTGCACTTCGTGAGGCTGGGGCTGATGTGACCTATCTAGAGAACGACGGTTTTCCACCCCTACAGATTAAAGGGACAGGCCTTAAATCTGGAACGGTATCAATTGATGGTTCAATATCGAGTCAGTTCTTAACTGCGTTCTTGATGATAGCGCCACTGGCCGAAGGTGATATCGTTATTAATATCGAAGGTGACTTGGTGTCTAAGCCGTATATCGATATCACGCTGGATATTATGCAGAAATTCGGTGTTGAGGTAGATAACCAAGATTATCAACGCTTCTTAGTGAAAGGCGGCCAGACATATATTGCCCCTGGAGATTTTCTGGTAGAGGGCGATGCGTCATCCGCTTCTTACTTTCTTGCTGCCGCAGCCATTCGTGGTGGCGAGATTAAGGTAACGGGAATTGGTAAAGATTCTATTCAAGGGGATGTTCAATTTGCCGAAGCGTTAGAAAAAATGGGCGCAGAGATAGAGTGGGGTAAAGACTACATTATCGCTCGTGGTGGAGAGTTGAAAGCAATCGATATGGATTTCAATCACATTCCAGATGCCGCTATGACCATTGCGACTACCGCACTTTTTGCTAAGGGCACTACTGCCATTCGTAATGTTTACAACTGGCGTGTGAAAGAGACGGATCGCTTAGCTGCGATGGCGATTGAACTGCGTAAAGTTGGCGCAACAATTGAAGAGGGTGACGATTACATTGTGGTTACGCCACCTGAGACTCTTACTCATGCGGCTATTGATACCTATGATGACCACCGTATGGCAATGTGCTTCTCGTTGGTTGCACTTAGCGATACGCCTGTGACTATCAATGACCCTAAGTGTACATCTAAAACCTTCCCTGATTACTTTGAGAAGCTTCAAGGCCTAGTCAGTGAATAA
- a CDS encoding glucosaminidase domain-containing protein, whose amino-acid sequence MKSITNKKPLLIALGIVTLLVGCSVAHIAKKQQVSQAVPDFNSYTDVNQKKQAFFDFIRPHVQHENQIITEQRKELLDISKGFSGKTLSGSDLSDVQDIAQNYRYTPKQFGHKELKELLSRVDTIPENLVLIQAANESGWGTSRFARTANNFFGEWCFTKGCGVVPSRRASGKTHEVAKFDNVGDSVASYVKNLNTNSAYVHFRQIRAQVRAQHKEPTAEQLIHGLDNYSERADAYINDILAMLRHNKKFLTKS is encoded by the coding sequence GTGAAGTCTATTACCAACAAAAAACCATTATTGATTGCCTTAGGCATTGTTACTTTACTTGTCGGATGCAGTGTCGCGCATATTGCTAAAAAGCAGCAGGTATCCCAAGCGGTACCGGATTTTAATAGCTACACTGATGTAAACCAAAAGAAACAAGCCTTCTTTGATTTTATTCGTCCTCACGTACAACACGAAAACCAAATCATTACAGAACAACGTAAAGAGTTATTAGATATCTCTAAAGGTTTTTCAGGTAAAACTCTTTCAGGTTCTGACCTTAGTGATGTTCAAGATATCGCTCAAAATTATCGCTATACGCCAAAACAATTTGGCCACAAAGAGCTAAAAGAACTGCTATCTCGCGTAGACACTATTCCAGAAAACCTAGTTCTAATTCAAGCCGCTAATGAAAGTGGCTGGGGTACATCTCGCTTTGCACGTACTGCCAATAACTTCTTTGGTGAGTGGTGCTTTACTAAAGGTTGTGGTGTTGTACCAAGCCGTCGTGCAAGCGGTAAAACCCATGAAGTGGCTAAGTTTGATAACGTTGGTGATTCTGTAGCATCTTATGTTAAGAACCTAAACACCAACTCAGCGTATGTTCACTTCAGACAGATCCGTGCTCAAGTTCGTGCTCAACATAAAGAACCAACTGCTGAGCAATTGATCCACGGTCTAGATAACTACTCTGAACGTGCCGACGCATATATCAACGATATTCTAGCTATGCTTCGTCACAATAAGAAATTTCTGACTAAAAGCTAA
- a CDS encoding YciN family protein: MTDKKIISEFDLLLIANNIIQQHDSYIEGMRATAVEEKDDILIFKGEYFLDEKGLPTPNTTAVFNMFKLLAIELSKQFSLEKK, translated from the coding sequence ATGACCGACAAAAAAATCATCTCAGAGTTTGATCTACTTCTTATCGCAAATAACATTATTCAACAGCACGACAGTTATATTGAAGGAATGCGCGCAACCGCAGTCGAAGAAAAAGACGACATTCTGATCTTCAAGGGCGAATATTTTCTAGACGAAAAAGGACTTCCTACACCCAACACTACTGCCGTATTTAATATGTTTAAATTGTTAGCAATCGAGCTATCTAAACAATTCAGCCTTGAGAAGAAATAA